TCGTCAAGAAGGACCAGCTTCTGTTTGAGCTCGACCCGCGGCAGTACCAGGCTGAGCTGGACCAAGCCAAGGCGCAGTTAGGCTTCTCCGAAGCTAATCTCGCTAGGTACGATGCCGATGTCCAGCGCGATACCCCGCTGGCCGCCCAAAATGCGATCCCGCAGAAGCAGCTCGATACGGACCTAGCCAATCAGGCTGCCTCGAGGTCCGAGGTGAAATCCAGGAAGGCCAATCTTGCAAACACGGAGCTGAATCTCGGTTGGACCAAGATCTATTCGCCCATTGACGGCATCGCCGGCGTATCCAACTCCCAGATCGGCGATTTGGTGGGAACTAACACCAAAATGACGACCGTTTCGCGAGTGGATCCGATATGGGCGTACTTCAGCGTTAGTGAAAGCCTTTTTCTCAGTTTTGCGCCACAAGTGACAGCAATCATCGCGGGCAAGGTCAGCCAAGCCGCGCGCAGAAGTGCATTAGTGGTGGAGTACATCCAGGCCAATGACATCCCTTATTCGCAGAAAGGTACGATCATCTACGTAAATCGTCAGGTTGGCACACAGACGGGCACCATCCAGTTGGCGGCTGAATTTCCCAATCCGGGCGCCGTTCTGCGTCCGGGCGGTTTCGGCCGAGTCCGGATCAAGATTGGCGAAAACAAGAACGCCCTGCTTGTTCCACAGACGGCCGTAATCGAGGTGCAGTCGGAATACCA
The Terriglobales bacterium DNA segment above includes these coding regions:
- a CDS encoding efflux RND transporter periplasmic adaptor subunit, which codes for VKKDQLLFELDPRQYQAELDQAKAQLGFSEANLARYDADVQRDTPLAAQNAIPQKQLDTDLANQAASRSEVKSRKANLANTELNLGWTKIYSPIDGIAGVSNSQIGDLVGTNTKMTTVSRVDPIWAYFSVSESLFLSFAPQVTAIIAGKVSQAARRSALVVEYIQANDIPYSQKGTIIYVNRQVGTQTGTIQLAAEFPNPGAVLRPGGFGRVRIKIGENKNALLVPQTAVIEVQSEYQIIVLTPDNKAMFRPVKVGDRVGRNWIITEGLKPGDRVVVEGIQKVQTAAAQMAQSAREGIPVIPKPYVAGAGGGI